The Virgibacillus phasianinus genome includes a window with the following:
- the modB gene encoding molybdate ABC transporter permease subunit, whose amino-acid sequence MNYTPLILSLKIAGIATCIVLIFGILFARILARNQFPGKRIIESILMLPLVLPPTVVGFGLLYLFGKNGPIGGLLLEVFDFQVVFTWIGAVIAATVVAFPLMYQSASAAFQTFEPNIENAAYTMGASKWRVFWTISFPLAWPGLLAGLVLTFARALGEFGATLMIAGYIPNKTDTIPLAIYFAVESGNTDKAVFWVVSMLIIGFSAILWLNWWSGRNILKFTSDK is encoded by the coding sequence ATGAACTATACACCACTTATTCTATCGTTGAAAATTGCAGGCATTGCCACATGCATTGTGTTGATTTTCGGAATACTCTTTGCTAGAATCCTAGCCAGAAATCAATTTCCCGGAAAGCGGATAATTGAATCCATTTTGATGCTTCCACTCGTATTACCGCCAACTGTTGTTGGATTTGGGCTATTATATTTGTTTGGAAAAAACGGACCAATAGGCGGCTTATTATTAGAAGTTTTTGATTTTCAAGTTGTTTTTACCTGGATCGGTGCTGTGATTGCTGCGACAGTCGTTGCATTTCCCTTGATGTATCAAAGTGCATCAGCTGCTTTCCAAACTTTTGAGCCAAATATTGAAAATGCTGCATACACCATGGGGGCATCCAAATGGCGGGTGTTCTGGACTATTTCCTTCCCGCTTGCTTGGCCGGGACTCCTGGCTGGACTCGTATTAACGTTTGCGCGGGCGCTTGGTGAATTTGGCGCAACACTTATGATTGCAGGCTACATACCCAACAAAACGGATACTATACCTCTTGCCATCTATTTCGCAGTAGAATCGGGCAACACAGATAAAGCAGTATTTTGGGTGGTCAGCATGCTCATCATTGGATTTAGTGCAATTCTATGGCTGAATTGGTGGAGTGGTCGGAACATATTAAAATTCACCAGTGATAAGTAA
- a CDS encoding YkvI family membrane protein produces MWSSGFKWMFLIIGTTIGAGYASGRELWQFFGHESGLAIALFAFLFSLSCTVVMNVSYKKQSKDYLPVLQVIVGKRLTKIYDVMIFLYLFTTTVVMLAGSGATGQAFYFSYWWGVGFIAVILVLLFMKGINGLLTINQFILPILLLGLLSILLLFTFDQKLALFSHWHEQRNWTAAFPFTALNILPLIAVLGAIGNKIRSRKEVLIAGIGSGVILGVISYIYNNSLIQIAEEILVYEIPLFAILKHYSFGILVFMSVLLWFAIFTTAASGILGIITRIQSRFHAPLWVIALISIIIMLPFTTFGFSTLINYIYPVYGVLNLYVLMRLMLYPMWNKNDNKNPL; encoded by the coding sequence ATGTGGAGCTCAGGGTTTAAATGGATGTTTTTAATTATTGGGACTACAATTGGAGCGGGGTATGCTTCTGGTCGGGAATTATGGCAATTTTTTGGTCATGAAAGTGGACTTGCTATAGCCTTGTTTGCCTTTTTATTCTCCTTATCATGTACGGTGGTTATGAATGTCAGTTATAAAAAACAATCAAAGGACTATCTGCCGGTATTACAAGTAATTGTCGGTAAAAGGCTTACCAAGATCTACGATGTTATGATTTTTCTGTATTTATTTACGACAACGGTTGTCATGCTGGCTGGAAGCGGGGCAACAGGGCAGGCCTTTTATTTTTCTTATTGGTGGGGGGTTGGATTTATTGCAGTTATTCTTGTACTTCTCTTTATGAAAGGAATTAATGGATTGTTAACGATTAACCAATTTATTTTACCTATTTTACTACTTGGACTTCTTTCCATATTATTGTTATTTACCTTTGATCAAAAACTTGCACTTTTCTCACACTGGCATGAGCAAAGAAATTGGACGGCAGCGTTCCCATTTACGGCATTAAATATCCTTCCATTAATAGCTGTATTAGGAGCCATTGGGAATAAAATTAGGTCGCGAAAAGAGGTGCTGATTGCCGGGATTGGAAGCGGAGTTATCCTTGGGGTTATTTCATATATTTATAATAATAGCTTGATCCAGATAGCCGAAGAAATACTTGTTTACGAGATACCATTATTTGCAATCCTGAAGCATTATTCTTTTGGAATCTTAGTATTTATGTCCGTCCTTTTATGGTTTGCGATCTTTACTACAGCGGCTTCGGGAATTCTGGGAATAATCACACGTATTCAAAGCCGCTTTCATGCACCATTATGGGTGATTGCCCTTATATCTATAATTATCATGCTGCCATTTACGACATTTGGTTTTTCCACTTTAATTAATTATATTTATCCAGTTTATGGCGTTTTGAATTTATATGTTTTGATGCGGTTAATGCTCTATCCAATGTGGAACAAAAATGATAATAAAAATCCCCTATGA
- the modA gene encoding molybdate ABC transporter substrate-binding protein yields the protein MVKRLFMLCMLLSTLVACDSTESTDPSNKELFISAAASLSGALNEISEKFEANNPNVTITLNMSGSGKLAQQIQQGAPVDVFLSADQHWMDVLASDNLLLSSTRINFTKNNLVLITQKKSPGIVRGLNELSKESFDQIAIGNPKSVPAGSYAKDALTNLGLWDELKDSFVFAKDVSQVLTYIETGNAEIGFVYGSDLHRAEGVKVLTEIDKELYTPIVYPAAVLSESEQPELAKEFLSFIQSDSAQTILKNYGFSY from the coding sequence ATGGTGAAACGACTATTCATGTTATGTATGCTGTTATCGACGTTAGTTGCCTGCGATAGCACAGAATCAACTGATCCATCGAATAAGGAACTGTTTATTTCAGCTGCAGCAAGTTTATCCGGTGCACTTAACGAAATAAGTGAGAAATTTGAAGCGAATAATCCGAATGTTACCATCACCCTTAATATGAGCGGGTCCGGGAAATTGGCTCAGCAAATTCAGCAAGGGGCACCCGTTGATGTCTTTTTATCTGCTGACCAGCATTGGATGGATGTATTAGCAAGTGATAACTTACTATTATCCAGCACTCGAATAAACTTTACAAAAAATAATCTCGTCTTGATCACACAAAAGAAATCACCCGGAATAGTGCGTGGTTTAAATGAATTGTCAAAAGAAAGTTTTGACCAAATTGCAATTGGTAATCCCAAAAGCGTTCCAGCTGGCAGTTATGCAAAAGACGCCTTAACCAATCTCGGTCTGTGGGATGAACTAAAGGATTCCTTTGTTTTTGCAAAGGATGTAAGCCAGGTTCTTACCTATATTGAAACAGGAAATGCGGAAATCGGTTTTGTGTATGGAAGTGACCTTCATCGTGCTGAAGGGGTAAAAGTTCTAACGGAAATTGACAAAGAACTGTATACACCGATTGTTTATCCAGCGGCGGTATTGTCTGAGAGCGAGCAGCCAGAACTGGCAAAAGAGTTTCTTTCGTTTATTCAGTCCGATTCTGCACAAACCATTTTAAAAAATTATGGGTTTTCCTATTAA
- the rpsR gene encoding 30S ribosomal protein S18, producing the protein MAARRGRAKRRKVCYFTANGITHIDYKDVDLLRRFISERGKILPRRVTGTSAKYQRKLTKAIKRARTMALLPFVTE; encoded by the coding sequence ATGGCAGCTCGTCGCGGACGCGCAAAGCGTCGTAAAGTGTGCTATTTCACAGCGAATGGAATTACACACATCGATTATAAAGATGTTGATTTGCTAAGACGTTTTATTTCTGAGCGAGGAAAAATTCTTCCTCGTCGTGTAACTGGAACATCTGCTAAATATCAACGAAAACTTACTAAAGCGATTAAACGTGCTCGTACAATGGCATTATTGCCTTTCGTAACAGAGTAA
- a CDS encoding mechanosensitive ion channel family protein has translation MDEANKKIDDLWNYITGPDLWITIGQSIFNIIVTILVAMVVIKIGKKIVDKLFISRQRGPFRITQRRETTLKKLLHNVLTYTVYFTAFIMILDSGFGLDIGPLLAGAGVVGLAIGFGAQNLVRDIISGFFIIFEDQFSVGDYIFTSGVEGTVEEIGMRTTKIISWTGEQHVLPNGNVTQVTNYSIHNGLAVVDINIPYESDIAAAETIIEEMAKELPDKYEEIVGTPEVIGVQTLELSHFVIRVIAETPPVFQWAGARIIRKEVKERLYNKGIQIPSPRLVMYTRNESPTAIEAEGEKTVMKQREQE, from the coding sequence GTGGACGAAGCTAACAAAAAGATTGATGATTTATGGAATTACATCACCGGACCAGACCTTTGGATTACAATTGGTCAGAGTATTTTTAACATCATTGTTACAATTTTAGTCGCGATGGTCGTTATTAAGATTGGGAAGAAAATCGTTGATAAGTTATTCATTAGCAGACAACGGGGTCCTTTTCGAATTACACAGCGAAGGGAAACAACATTAAAAAAGCTGCTGCATAACGTGCTAACCTATACGGTTTATTTTACAGCATTTATTATGATTTTGGACAGCGGTTTTGGATTGGACATTGGCCCATTACTTGCCGGAGCAGGTGTCGTTGGACTGGCAATTGGTTTTGGGGCACAAAATCTTGTCAGGGATATCATTTCCGGTTTCTTTATCATTTTTGAAGACCAATTTTCAGTTGGCGACTATATTTTCACCTCGGGGGTGGAAGGTACTGTTGAAGAAATCGGTATGCGAACAACAAAAATAATTAGTTGGACTGGCGAACAGCACGTTTTGCCTAATGGAAATGTAACACAAGTAACTAATTATTCCATTCATAACGGACTAGCGGTGGTTGATATTAATATTCCTTATGAGAGTGATATCGCAGCTGCAGAAACTATTATTGAAGAAATGGCCAAGGAATTACCTGACAAATATGAAGAAATTGTTGGAACCCCTGAAGTGATTGGTGTACAAACTTTGGAACTATCCCATTTTGTAATCCGGGTCATTGCAGAAACCCCGCCAGTGTTCCAATGGGCCGGCGCTCGGATTATCCGTAAGGAAGTGAAAGAAAGACTTTATAATAAAGGTATTCAAATTCCATCACCTCGTCTTGTTATGTATACAAGAAATGAAAGCCCAACTGCCATTGAAGCTGAAGGTGAAAAAACAGTTATGAAGCAAAGAGAACAAGAATAG
- the rpsF gene encoding 30S ribosomal protein S6, translated as MTKYEIMYIIRPDMEEDAQTALMERFHKILTDNGAEIAKVDEKGKKRLAYEINDYRDGYYVIVNFSSDEAAINEFDRLAKFSDDIIRHMAIREEDQ; from the coding sequence ATGACTAAATACGAAATCATGTATATCATTCGCCCAGACATGGAAGAGGATGCTCAAACAGCACTAATGGAGCGTTTCCACAAAATTCTAACTGATAATGGCGCGGAGATTGCAAAAGTTGATGAAAAAGGCAAAAAACGCCTTGCATATGAAATCAATGATTATCGTGATGGATATTATGTTATTGTGAATTTCTCAAGTGATGAAGCTGCAATCAATGAGTTTGATCGTTTAGCGAAATTCTCAGATGATATTATCCGACATATGGCAATTCGAGAAGAAGATCAATAA
- a CDS encoding SRPBCC family protein, producing the protein MSESNVVQEIKKQATFHAPIEKVWKAVATSDGIAEWFMPNDFKSVEGHQFFIKSQFETSKCEVLTINEPKELSFTWGEFGWIVTFYLEEKEGKTEFTMVHSGWGIPDETIPGTSRTYQTTRNIMDNGWARLVDVSLRKVVERK; encoded by the coding sequence ATGAGTGAAAGTAATGTTGTGCAAGAAATAAAGAAACAGGCTACCTTTCATGCACCAATTGAGAAAGTGTGGAAAGCAGTTGCAACATCAGATGGTATTGCCGAATGGTTTATGCCAAATGATTTTAAATCGGTTGAAGGCCATCAGTTTTTTATTAAGTCACAGTTTGAAACATCAAAATGTGAGGTGTTAACGATAAATGAACCAAAAGAACTTTCTTTTACATGGGGAGAGTTTGGCTGGATTGTCACCTTTTATTTAGAGGAAAAAGAAGGAAAGACGGAATTTACTATGGTTCACTCCGGCTGGGGAATTCCAGATGAAACTATACCAGGCACATCTAGAACATACCAAACAACTAGAAACATTATGGATAACGGGTGGGCTAGGCTTGTGGATGTCAGTTTGAGGAAAGTAGTTGAGAGAAAGTGA
- the ssb gene encoding single-stranded DNA-binding protein, which produces MLNRVVLVGRLTKDPDLRYTPNGVAVANFTLAVNRPFSNQQGNREADFINCVVWRRPAENLANYMKKGSLVGVDGRIQTRNFEGQDGKMVYMTEVVADSVQFLETKGTTQGGGQGSSSYQQNQYRNQNQSQNQNQNQSNQNQNEEDPFKNNGQPIDISDDDLPF; this is translated from the coding sequence ATGTTAAATCGTGTCGTACTTGTTGGCAGATTAACGAAGGATCCTGATTTACGTTATACACCAAACGGAGTGGCAGTAGCCAATTTCACATTAGCTGTTAATCGACCTTTTTCCAATCAACAGGGAAATCGTGAAGCGGATTTTATCAACTGTGTTGTATGGCGCAGACCTGCAGAAAACCTTGCTAACTATATGAAAAAAGGCAGCTTGGTCGGTGTTGATGGACGTATCCAAACACGTAATTTTGAAGGACAAGACGGTAAAATGGTTTACATGACTGAGGTTGTCGCTGATAGCGTACAATTTTTGGAAACAAAAGGTACCACACAAGGTGGGGGCCAGGGTTCATCCAGCTATCAACAAAATCAGTATCGTAATCAGAATCAAAGCCAAAATCAAAACCAAAACCAATCAAATCAAAACCAAAACGAAGAGGATCCGTTTAAAAACAACGGTCAACCTATCGATATATCAGACGATGATTTACCATTCTAA
- the ychF gene encoding redox-regulated ATPase YchF: protein MALTAGIVGLPNVGKSTLFNAITQAGAESANYPFCTIDPNVGIVEVPDHRLNKLTELVKPKKTIPTAFEFTDIAGIVKGASKGEGLGNQFLSHIRQVDAICHVVRCFADENVTHVSGKIDPVDDIEIINLELILADLETVTKRFQRVEKLARQKDKAALAEFEVLTKLKDGLEDEKSARSLDFTEEQWKVVKQLHLLTSKPILYVANVSEDEIAAEDNEYVKKVRDYATTENAEVIVICAKIESEIAELDQEEKVMFLEELGINESGLDQLIKATYQLLGLATYFTAGEQEVRAWTFQKGIKAPQAAGIIHTDFERGFIRAETVSYDDLIEAGAMAQAKEKGNVRLEGKEYIVKDGDVIHFRFNV, encoded by the coding sequence ATGGCTTTAACAGCAGGAATTGTCGGGCTTCCAAACGTGGGTAAGTCAACATTATTTAATGCGATTACCCAGGCAGGAGCTGAATCGGCAAACTATCCGTTTTGTACGATTGATCCGAACGTAGGGATTGTAGAGGTTCCGGATCATCGTTTGAATAAATTAACTGAATTAGTAAAACCAAAAAAGACGATACCAACAGCTTTTGAATTTACCGACATAGCTGGTATTGTCAAAGGTGCAAGTAAGGGTGAGGGATTAGGTAACCAGTTTTTATCCCACATCCGCCAAGTTGATGCAATCTGCCATGTAGTTCGTTGCTTTGCTGACGAAAATGTAACACATGTTTCTGGAAAAATCGATCCTGTCGATGATATTGAAATTATTAATCTAGAACTAATTTTAGCAGATTTGGAAACAGTCACTAAGCGCTTCCAGCGTGTTGAAAAGCTTGCACGTCAAAAAGACAAAGCGGCATTAGCGGAGTTTGAAGTACTGACAAAACTTAAAGATGGATTAGAAGACGAAAAATCAGCGCGTTCTCTTGACTTTACAGAAGAGCAGTGGAAAGTGGTTAAACAATTACACTTGCTGACAAGTAAACCTATTCTTTATGTGGCCAATGTATCTGAGGACGAAATTGCTGCAGAAGATAACGAATATGTTAAAAAAGTAAGGGATTATGCAACCACTGAAAATGCAGAAGTAATTGTGATATGCGCTAAAATTGAATCTGAAATTGCTGAGCTTGATCAAGAAGAGAAGGTAATGTTCTTGGAAGAGCTTGGAATTAATGAATCCGGACTAGATCAATTGATTAAGGCAACTTATCAACTGCTTGGTCTTGCAACGTATTTTACAGCAGGGGAGCAAGAAGTTCGGGCGTGGACGTTTCAAAAGGGAATTAAAGCACCGCAGGCAGCAGGTATTATTCACACTGACTTTGAACGCGGGTTTATTCGTGCAGAAACTGTTTCCTATGATGACTTGATTGAGGCAGGTGCCATGGCACAAGCAAAAGAAAAAGGAAATGTTCGATTAGAAGGTAAAGAATATATTGTTAAGGATGGCGATGTCATCCACTTCCGTTTTAACGTATAA
- a CDS encoding DUF1189 family protein — protein MIFFNAFLDSLKLPSKRAVFQLNRIGMDITVIYMFIIMAIVAIPALLDRLTGTSGPGADMAVFFQLIYFFMFYYLPLTIIVFVVLSGIAYIFTWIAKILKRKLRFQLLWKMGAYTTTIPFLLYAVIALLFTVDDSMMWLFFIYSICILLKIVTVYPRRKKRT, from the coding sequence ATGATATTTTTCAATGCTTTTTTAGATAGCTTAAAACTTCCAAGCAAGCGTGCAGTATTCCAATTAAACCGTATTGGAATGGACATAACGGTCATTTATATGTTTATTATTATGGCCATTGTTGCTATTCCAGCACTATTAGACCGATTAACCGGAACAAGTGGCCCTGGGGCTGATATGGCAGTGTTCTTTCAACTTATTTATTTCTTTATGTTCTACTATCTTCCATTAACGATAATTGTTTTTGTGGTATTGTCTGGGATCGCATATATTTTTACCTGGATTGCTAAGATTCTTAAGCGTAAATTACGTTTCCAGTTGCTTTGGAAAATGGGAGCTTATACGACCACAATTCCTTTTTTGCTATATGCAGTTATTGCCCTATTATTTACCGTTGATGATAGCATGATGTGGCTTTTCTTTATTTATTCTATATGTATATTACTAAAAATAGTAACCGTTTATCCAAGACGAAAGAAACGTACTTAA
- a CDS encoding ATP-binding cassette domain-containing protein, with the protein MLKVDITKKLKNFSIEMHFTIENEIVVLFGPSGSGKTTLLNCIAGLSQPDLGTICLNGKNLFKRDAKPLPVQKRNIGYVFQDYALFPHMTIEKNIQYGMRDPSLVEQLIDVVGIRSLVNSYPRQISGGEKQRVALVRALAMKPDALLLDEPFSSLDEKTRTECQNELIRLHSTWSIPVIMVTHDYSEASRVGNRIIQIEKGRLLEEKIPD; encoded by the coding sequence ATGCTTAAAGTGGATATAACAAAAAAGCTGAAGAACTTTTCAATTGAGATGCATTTTACTATAGAGAATGAAATTGTTGTATTATTTGGCCCATCCGGTTCAGGAAAAACAACTTTGTTAAACTGCATCGCCGGACTCTCCCAACCTGATTTGGGAACAATATGTTTAAATGGAAAGAACCTTTTTAAACGTGATGCAAAACCGTTGCCTGTACAAAAACGAAATATCGGATATGTATTTCAGGATTACGCCCTATTTCCACATATGACCATTGAAAAAAATATTCAATACGGAATGAGGGACCCCTCATTAGTTGAGCAACTAATTGATGTTGTTGGAATAAGATCATTGGTAAACAGCTACCCTAGGCAAATATCAGGCGGGGAAAAACAGCGTGTTGCACTTGTTCGTGCCTTGGCGATGAAGCCGGATGCATTATTACTTGATGAACCTTTTTCCTCATTGGACGAAAAAACACGTACAGAATGCCAGAATGAATTAATCCGACTTCACAGTACATGGAGCATACCAGTTATTATGGTAACGCATGATTACTCTGAAGCGTCACGGGTTGGCAACCGGATTATCCAAATCGAAAAAGGTAGACTACTAGAGGAAAAGATCCCTGACTAA
- a CDS encoding DUF951 domain-containing protein has protein sequence MADKEFDLHDVVQMKKPHPCGENRWKIIRMGMDIRIKCQGCDHSVLIPRREFSKKLKKVLEKEEQ, from the coding sequence ATGGCTGATAAAGAATTTGATTTACATGATGTTGTTCAAATGAAGAAGCCGCACCCATGCGGAGAGAACCGCTGGAAAATAATTCGTATGGGGATGGATATTCGGATTAAATGCCAAGGCTGTGATCACAGTGTTCTGATTCCGCGAAGAGAGTTCAGCAAAAAGTTGAAAAAGGTTCTTGAGAAGGAGGAACAATAA
- the yyaC gene encoding spore protease YyaC: MNLKKQFTIENGQENMRLMYTDSLITDLMSKKIISWLPAVPKEYVVVCIGTDRSTGDSLGPLTGSLLTNHKPRHLTIYGTIHDPVHATNLDTFIKRIHNVHRNPYIIAVDACLGKSASVGNIILGSGALKPGAALNKTLPQIGDIHLTGVVNISGFMEFSILQNTRLSVVIDMAKQLANLLITIDNKLQHSFIPTSILASSMQLDDQKNG; encoded by the coding sequence ATGAATCTTAAAAAACAATTTACTATTGAAAATGGTCAAGAAAATATGCGTTTAATGTACACAGATTCATTGATTACGGATCTTATGAGCAAAAAAATAATTTCATGGCTTCCGGCTGTTCCAAAAGAATATGTTGTCGTATGTATTGGTACGGACCGATCAACCGGTGACTCACTTGGTCCGTTGACAGGTTCCCTTCTCACCAATCATAAACCAAGGCACCTAACCATTTACGGAACTATTCACGATCCTGTGCATGCAACCAATTTGGATACATTTATTAAACGAATTCATAACGTGCACCGAAATCCCTACATAATAGCAGTCGACGCATGTTTAGGGAAGTCGGCGTCCGTTGGAAACATTATATTAGGTAGTGGCGCTTTAAAGCCTGGAGCTGCTCTAAATAAAACACTTCCACAAATTGGTGACATCCATCTTACCGGAGTAGTCAATATCAGCGGGTTTATGGAGTTTTCTATTTTGCAAAATACCCGCCTATCTGTTGTGATAGACATGGCAAAACAATTAGCAAATCTATTAATTACAATAGATAACAAATTGCAGCACAGCTTTATCCCTACATCCATTTTAGCTTCATCCATGCAACTAGATGACCAGAAGAATGGATAA